From the Caldisericum sp. genome, one window contains:
- a CDS encoding MIP family channel protein — MKKENLFGEFVAEVFGTFILILLGDGVVANVGLAPRLASTAYNWNTITFGWAMAVLIAVYTVAGVSGAHLNPAVTLALAVKRGFPWKKVVPYWIAQVLGAFLGAFGVFLVYHDGLVAAGMPNVWCTGPGSVFGQAFWGGAASVSPLGSYSLLNAFVAEIFGTAVLLWGVLASGDTKNNAVGANLGGFIVALVVLGIGLTLGGPSGYAINPARDFGPRLFGAIAGTKGLFDGSYWFVVPILGPLIGGVLGVLTYDWFVTSSLAKKEG, encoded by the coding sequence ATGAAGAAAGAAAATTTGTTTGGTGAATTCGTCGCTGAGGTCTTTGGGACATTCATCCTAATTTTACTCGGCGATGGCGTTGTTGCGAACGTTGGACTTGCTCCTCGTCTTGCATCTACTGCTTACAACTGGAACACTATCACTTTCGGATGGGCAATGGCAGTTCTAATTGCTGTCTACACAGTTGCGGGAGTATCAGGTGCACATCTTAATCCAGCTGTTACTCTGGCTTTGGCTGTCAAAAGAGGTTTCCCTTGGAAGAAGGTTGTTCCTTATTGGATTGCACAAGTTCTTGGTGCTTTCCTAGGAGCCTTTGGTGTATTCTTGGTCTATCATGATGGTTTAGTGGCTGCAGGTATGCCTAATGTTTGGTGCACAGGCCCAGGCTCAGTATTTGGTCAAGCTTTCTGGGGTGGAGCAGCATCTGTATCTCCGCTTGGAAGCTATAGTCTTCTGAATGCGTTTGTTGCAGAAATCTTTGGAACAGCTGTGCTTCTTTGGGGAGTTCTTGCATCAGGCGATACAAAAAATAATGCTGTAGGAGCAAATCTTGGTGGTTTCATAGTGGCACTTGTAGTCCTTGGCATAGGTCTTACACTTGGTGGTCCAAGCGGATATGCGATTAATCCTGCCCGTGATTTTGGTCCACGCCTTTTTGGTGCGATCGCTGGGACAAAAGGTTTATTTGATGGGTCTTATTGGTTTGTAGTACCTATTTTAGGTCCACTTATTGGTGGAGTTTTAGGTGTTTTAACTTACGATTGGTTTGTAACCTCGTCACTTGCAAAGAAAGAAGGATAG